One genomic region from Cryptomeria japonica unplaced genomic scaffold, Sugi_1.0 HiC_scaffold_837, whole genome shotgun sequence encodes:
- the LOC131036938 gene encoding cytosolic sulfotransferase 5-like, which translates to MRTEFEGHPDDIILASSLKTGTTWIKALVYAILSSKQYDLNDPAYPLNQVSPHELVPNLEIQLYGPFSNLNPESVSLFPRVFHTHVPYQALPDSIKSSGCKIIYLPRNPKDTFVSMWEMIINKLNNKNAYASKEEALKSFCEGVYHSGPFSDHVASYWRERSKPNILCPTYEDLIADPVVCIKVLSDFMGCWWVKQDDLSNISNKCSFESLSQIEANKTGELNLRGLSLRNDSFFREGKVGSWKNALTADMNAEMDKMIELKLSVVGDFPQFKY; encoded by the coding sequence ATGAGGACAGAGTTTGAAGGCCACCCAGACGACATAATATTGGCTTCGTCTCTCAAGACAGGCACAACCTGGATTAAAGCACTTGTTTACGCCATTCTCAGCAGTAAACAATACGACCTCAACGACCCTGCTTATCCTCTCAATCAAGTAAGCCCTCATGAACTTGTTCCCAACTTAGAAATACAGCTGTATGGCCCCTTCTCCAATTTAAACCCAGAGTCTGTATCTCTGTTTCCCCGTGTATTTCACACACATGTTCCATATCAAGCATTGCCCGACTCTATTAAATCCTCAGGCTGTAAAATCATTTATCTGCCCCGCAATCCCAAGGACACTTTTGTTTCAATGTGGGAAATGATCATCAATAAATTAAACAACAAGAATGCTTATGCGTCAAAGGAGGAAGCCCTAAAGAGCTTTTGCGAGGGAGTATACCACAGCGGCCCCTTTTCTGATCATGTAGCCTCTTATTGGCGTGAGAGAAGCAAGCCTAATATTTTGTGCCCTACTTACGAAGACCTTATTGCCGATCCCGTGGTTTGTATTAAAGTATTGAGTGATTTTATGGGGTGTTGGTGGGTTAAGCAGGACGATTTAAGCAACATTTCTAACAAGTGCAGTTTCGAATCTCTGTCTCAAATCGAGGCAAATAAAACGGGAGAGCTTAATCTGCGTGGGCTTAGTCTGAGAAATGATAGCTTCTTCAGAGAAGGAAAAGTTGGGAGTTGGAAGAATGCGCTGACAGCAGACATGAACGCAGAGATGGATAAAATGATTGAACTGAAACTTTCTGTTGTTGGGGACTTCCCGCAATTTAAATATTAG